The genomic segment GATGTCGGCGAGCGAGACGACCCCGGCGAGCGTGTTGTCGGGCTTCACCACGATGAGGCGGCGGACGTGGTTCTCCGCCATGAGATTGGCCGCGTCCTGGACGTCGTCGTCCTCGGCGCAATGGACCGCCCCGGGGGTCAGGATGTCCAGGACCTTCGCCAGGCGCATGTGGTAGCCCTTGGCCGCCGCGCGCAGGACGATGTCCCGGTCGGTCAGCACCCCGAGGACCATCCGGTTCGAGACGACCGGAGCGAAGCCCACGTTCGCGTCGCGCATCACGCGCGCCGCCTGCTCGATGGTATCCTCCGGATCGAGCGTCGCGACGTCGACGGTCATCATCTCCCTGATCTTCATGCGCCCCCCTGCTCGCGTACAGTATAAACGCCGCGCCGGGGCGGGAGCCATGAACGCGCTGTAACCCTTTTTTCCCCGAAGGACGAACCCGGGCCGTCAGAGACGCTGTACGCGGCCTAGACGCCCGCGCAATTGGCTCCCGCGGGCCGCGGCGCTACACTAGGCGCATGAAGGCGGCCCGCATGCTCCTCCTAATCCTCCTCGCCTCGACGGCGGCGCCGGCCGGGGCGGCCGTCGTGCGCCTCAAGGACGGCGCGACGATCGAGGGGACGGTGATCAGCGCCACCGCCCGGGAGCTCGTGATCCAGACTCCGGCCGGCCCGCGCCGCGTCGACGCCGACCTGGTGCGCAGCGTCGAATACGAGACGGCGGCCCCTCCTCCGGAGAAGCCGAGGGCCCCGGCGAGCGCCTTCCCGCCGGAGCCCTGGCGCTCCGACGAGAAGAACCTCTTCTCGTTCGGCTTGGGGCTCGCCGCGCCTCTCAGCGACGTGGACTTCGCCGCCGTCGGCGGCGGCAGGGCGAGCGACGGCGACGTCGGACCGCTGTTCGGCGTGCGCTACCTGAGGTCGTACACGAGCCGGCTCTCGGCGGGGCTCGACCTCGACTATCTCCACCGCGCGGCGACGGACTCGCCCGGCCTCCTTCCCCTCGCGAACGCGTCCGTCCTCGGAGACAACCTCCTGATGCTGACGGTCGCCCGGTGGCACCTGCTCGATCGAGGCGCCGCGAGGCCCTATATCCTGGCCGGCGCCGGCGCGAGCCGCTCCTGGACGAGGATCGAGGCCGCTCCGATCCCCGGCTTCGCGTGGTCCGACACCGACACCGACGAGACCCGCCGCCTCGTGGACGAGGCCGCCTGGGCGTTCGCGGCCGCCGCGCGCCTCGGCATCGACTTCGATTGGGAGTTCGCCGGCCCGGGCGTGTTCGGGCTCGAGGCGGGCTGGACGGGGCTCGTGAGCCGGACCTACGGCGCGACGAGATCGGGCCGGGACCTGGGCCTGACCTCCGTTTCCTCGCGGCTGGACCTCCTCACGATCGCCGCCCGTTGGAGCCTGCGATGGTGAGACCGGAAGCCCGCCCTCTGGCCCTGCTCGCTTTGACGGCGCTGCTCGGCGCCGTCGGGATCGGGCCGAAGCGCGAGACGGGCGCCGCGCCGAGCGACGACGAGCGGCGTCCGATCCGCCCCTCGGCCGCCGCCCCGGCGTCCGGCCCGGTCACGATCCGCCGCCGCGAAGGGGCCGTCCCGGCTCCCGCCCGGCGGCACTTCCACCATTTCGACGGGCGCGTGCATTGGTACGGCTATCCGTTCGGCGCGGGCTACTACTGGCTGCGGCCCTTCGGCGGCTACTGGTGGACGTGGGACGCCGGCTATTCCCGCTGGGTCTACTGGCACGACGGGTTCTGGTGGTGGCCCGGCCCCGGCGGCGTCCGCTACGTCTACCTCGACGACGGCTATTTCCCGTACGAGGCGGTGCGGCGGGCCGGGTACGCCGCGCCCGCCGCCGCGCCGGCCGGCGCGGCGAACGCCTGGGCGAGCCCGGACGGCCGCCGTCTCGTGGAGGTGTCGGGCCCCGACGCCCAGGCCGTCCTCTACGACAAGACGAGGCAGCCGCCCTCCTACCTGCGTCTGCTCGGGAGGGGCGCGCGCAAGGTCCGATTCTCGAGCGCCGCGCCGGACGCGCCGCCGACGATCGCCGTCGAACTGGAGAACGGGTCCGTCGCCCTCTTCGACTACGACGGCCGAAGGCTCGACGCGGTGAAGCCGGGCGCCGCCGCGACGCCTCCTCCGGCGGGCGACGTCGCTCCCGCGCCTCCGCGCGGCCTGCCGCCCCCGCCGGAGGATCTGCCGCCGCCGGATTGAGGCCCGCGGCCGCTCAGGCGGGGCTGAGCAGGATCAGTTCCGCCGCCTTCGCGATGTTCTTCACGGTCAGGTGCGGCGCCCGGTTCGGGCCGCGGCGCCAGGCGGTCTCGTGTCCGTTGTCGATCATGACCGTCCGGCAGCCCGCGCGCCGCCCGGCCTCGACGTCGTCGAGGACGTCGCCGATCATCCACGAGCGCAGCGGGTCGATGTCGTGCTCGCGGCAGGCGTCCTCGATGAGCCCCGGGGACGGCTTGCGGCAGCGGCACTCGACGGCGTAGGCCCGCACGCGGCCCTCGGGGTCGTGAGGGCAGTAGTAGAAGCCCTCGAACGCGGCCCCCTCCTCCGCCAGCAGTTCCTCGAGCCGGCGCACCACGGGCGCCAGCGCCTCCTCGCGGAACTTGCCGCGGGCGACGCCGGGCTCGTTCGAGACGATGAACAGACGGTAGCCCGCCTCCCTCAGGCGCGCGAGCGCCTCCGTCGCGCCCGGCAGGAGCTTCAGCTTCGCGGGATCCGCCCCGTGACGCACGTCCTCGACAAGAGTCCCGTCCTTCTCGAAAAAAACCGCTCGATCGTTCATGTCGCGCTCCTTGGATCTCCTGAGCGCGATTATAGCGCCGGGATCGGGCGCGCCGTCATTGCCGTGCGGTGACATTTTCTTGCCTCCCGCGTCCCCGCCCGGAGCCGGCCAATGTAATAGAATGACGGCATGAAGCGCGACATCAAGAGCGACTTGAACGAGATCCGCACCGGCATCGACGCGGCCGACAACGGCATCATCGCCCTGCTCGGCGAGCGGCGCGAGCTGGTGATCCGGCTGGCCCGCATCAAGAAGGTGCTCGACGTCCCCATCTACGACCGCAAGCGCGAGCAGGCCCTGGTCGACCGGGTCAAGAAGCTCGGCCGGAAGAAGAAGCTCAACGACGAGTTCGTCGAGGTGCTGTTCCGCCTGATCATGATGAACTCCAAAGAGACGCAGTATCATGAGGCTTTCTAAGAGGGCGGAGGCGGTCGCCGAATCGGCGACGCTCCGCCTCTCCGTCGCCGCGGCGCGGCTGCGCTCCCAAGGGCGGGAGGTCCTGAGCCTCCTCGAGGGCGAGCCCGACCTTCCCGTCCCCCCCGCGGTGCGCGAGGCCACGCGCCGCGCCCTCGCCCGCGGCGAGACGCGCTACAGCGACGCCGCCGGCCTGCCCGAGCTGCGCGAGCTGATCGCGCGCAAGCTCCGGGCGGTCGACGGCATCGCCGTCGCGCCGGAGGACGTCGTCGTCACGAACGGCGCCAAGCAGGCCGTGTACGAGGCGCTGCAGGCGATCTGCGGGCCCGGCGACGAGGTGCTGATCCCGCGCCCGTATTGGGTGACCTTCCCCGAGTCGGTGCGCCTCGCGGGGGCCGAGCCGGTCTTCGTCGAGACCCGGGCGCACCAGCTCGATCTCGACGCCGTCGCGCGCGCGGTCACCCGCCGCACCCGCGCGATCATCATCAACTCGCCCAACAACCCGACCGGCGCGGTGTACCCCGCGGCGGCCCTGCGCGCCCTCGCGCGCCTGGCGGCCAAGCGCGATTTCCTGATAGTCTCGGACGAGGCGTACGAGGACTTCGTCTACGACGGCGCCGCGCACGCGAGCGTCGCGGCCCTGGGAGCGGCGGGCCGCACGATCACCGTGCAGACCTTCTCGAAGAGCTTCTCGATGACCGGCTTCCGCGTGGGCTTCCTGGCCGCGCCGCCCGCGATCGCGCGCGCGGCGCGGCGCCTGCACGGGCACGTCACCGGCAACGTCTGCACCTTCGCGCAGCGCGGGGCGATCGCGGCGCTCGGCCTCGGACCCGGCGAGCTCGACCGCCGCCGCGCGGTCTTCCAGAAGAGGCGGGACCTCGCTTACGCGCTGGCCTCTCGCCGCTTCGACTGCGTGAAGCCCCGCGGCGGCCTGTTCGTGTTCGCCGACGCGCGCCGCCTGCTCGGGAAGCGCTTCAAGGACTCGGCGGCGCTCGCGGAGCACCTGCTCGAGAAGGCCGGCGTGTCCGTCGTCCCGGGCTCGGCCTGCGGCATGGAGGGCTTCCTGCGCTTCAGCTTCACCTCGCCCGAGCCCGTGCTCCGCGAGGCCTTCGCCCGCATCGAGGCCGCGCTGTGAGGATCGGGATCATCGGCTTCGGCCGCCTGGGAGCGCTGCTCACGCGCCACTTCGCCCGCGAGCACGAGATCAAGGTCTACGACAAGCGGCGCGTGTCCCGCCGGGTCCGCGCCCTCGGCGCCGAGCCCGCTCCGCTGGCGGAGGTCTGCCGCCAGGAAGTGGTCGTCCCCTGCGTGCCGATCGCGGCGTTCGAGCCGCTCTTGAGGCGCATCCGCGGCCTGCTGCGCGCGGACGCGCTGGTCGTCGACGTCTGCTCGGTCAAGGAGCATCCCGTGCGCGCGATGAAGCGGCTCCTGCCGCGCTCGGTCGAGATCCTCGGGACGCACCCCAACTTCGGCCCCGACAGCGCCGCCGAGTCCCTGCGCGGGCGGCAGATCGCGGTGTGCAAGGTGCGCATCGGCGCCGAGCGCTACGCCCGCGTCAAGCGGGCGTTCGAGCGCAAGGGGCTCGAGCTCGTCGAGATGACGCCGCGAGAGCACGACCGGCGGATGGCGACCTCGCTGGTGCTGACCCATTTCATCGGCCGGGGCCTGCTCGACTACGGCGCCCGGCCCACGGGCATCGACACCGAGGGCTACAAGAGGCTCCTGCGCATCCTGCAGACCGTGCAGAACGACACCGCCCAGCTCTTCCGCGACATGAACCGCTACAACGCCTACGCGCCCGCGATGCGCCGCCGCTTCCTCGCCGCGCTGCGCCGCGTCGACGCGAGGGTCCGCCGGTGAGGATCGCCTTCCAGGGCGTGCGCGGCGCCTACTCGGAGGAGGCCGCGCTCAAGCGCTTTCCGGAGGGAGAGCCCGACGGCTTCCCGTACAGCGAGCAGGTCGTCGAGGCCGTGGACTCCGGCCGCGCCGAGTACGGGATCCTTCCGCTCGAGAACAGCATCGCGGGCCCGGTCGGGGTCAACCTGGACCTCTTCCTCGCGCACGACATCTTCATCATCGACGAAGTCTACCTGCCGATCGACCACTGCCTGCTCGCCAAGCCGGGGGTGAAGCTCGCCGACGTCTGGAGCGTGTACTCCCACCCGATCGCGCTGGCCCAATGCCGCGAGTTCCTCAACTCGCACGGCTTCAAGGCGGTCCCCGAGTACGACACGGCCGGCTCCGCCGAGCTGATCGCGGGGCACGGGAGGCCGGGCGAGGCGGCGATCGCTCCCAGGCGCTGCGGCGCCATCTACGGCCTCGAGGTGCTCGCCGAGAAAATCCAGTCGGCCAGCAACAATATCACGCGCTTCGGCGTGTTCGCGCGCCGGGACAAGGTCCCCCCCGGCCTCAAGATGGAGAAGACGAGCGTGGCCTTCAAGGCCGCGCACCGCCCGGGCTCCTTGCTCGGCTGCCTGAAGCGCTTCGCCGACAACGGGGTCAACCTGACCAAGCTCGAGTCGCGGCCCGTCGCGACGGACCCGTTCGCCTACGTCTTCCTCGTCGACCTGGTGGGCGGCATGGAGGACGCGCCCGTCAAGAAGGCGCTGTCCGAGCTCGGCGCCGACGCCGCGGACATCAAGATCCTCGGCAGCTATCCGCTCGGCGCGCGCTGACCGGGTATCGGCAGCAGTTGAAGAGCCGGGCCCTGGCGGAGTCTGGGCGGCGAAGGACCCTGGACCGCAACTGTCGTTGACGACAGTTCTTGGCCGCTTGCCTGTGAATCTTGGGGATAGTCACGACTCGCCGAACGGTCAGCGCGACTCGTAGGCGGCGAGGATCATCTTCTCGGTCGCCTCCCAGCCGAGGCACTTGTCCGTCACGGACACGCCGTGCTCCAGGCGCTTGAGGTCGCGCGGGATCGGCTGATTGCCCTCGTTCAGGTTGCTCTCGATCATGACGCCGATGAGGCTGTTCTCGCCGCGCGCGCGCTGCGCGAGGCAGTCGGCGAACACGGCAGGCTGGCGGCGGTGGTCCTTGCTCGAGTTGCCGTGGCTGCAGTCGACCATTATCCGCTCGGGCAGCTTGGCCGCATGCAGGGCCTTGCGGACCAGGGCGATGCTCGACTCGTCGTAGTTGGGCGACTTGCCGCCGCGCAGGACGACGTGGCCATAGCGATTGCCCTTCGTTCGGTAGACGGAGATCCGGCCGTCAGGGTCCACGCCGAGGAAGTGGTGCGGCATCAGCGCGGACTTCATCGCGTCGAGCGCGACCTGGATGTTGCCGTCGGTCCCGTTCTTGAAGCCGATGGGCGTGGAGAGGCCGCTGGCCATCTCGCGGTGCGTCTGCGACTCGATCGTGCGCGCCCCGATCGCGTACCAGCAGACGAGGTCGGCGAGGTACTGCGGGGTGATCGGATCGAGCGCCTCGGTGGCCGTCGGCAGGCCGAGCTCGGTGATCTTGAGCAGCAGGCGCCGCGCGAGCTTCAGCCCGGCCTCGATATGGAAAGAGTCGTTCATGTCGGGGTCGTTGATGAGCCCCTTCCAGCCGATCGTCGTGCGCGGCTTCTCGAAGTAGACGCGCATGCACAGGAGAAAGCGGTCGGAGACCTTGTCGGCGAGAACCTTTAGGCGGCCGGCGTACTCGAGGGCGGCCTTGGGATCGTGTATGGAGCATGGACCGACCACCATCAGCAGACGGTCGTCTTTCCCGTCCAATATGTCGAGGATCGCGCGGCGGCCGGCCGCGACGGTCTCGAGGCTCGCCTCGGAGGCGGGAAGCTGGCCCGTCACCTCGCGCGGAGGCGGCAGGAGCGTGTGCCCCGCGACGTTGGCGTCGACGAGCCTTTTCTTGTCCAGCTTAGGCGGCCAGCGGCTTGCGGGACTTCGCGACGGCCTCGCCGATGCCGGAGAGGTTCTCGACGACGGTGATGCCGGCCTCGCGCATGGCCTTGATCTTCGAGGCGTGCGTGCCGGCCCCGCCCTCGACGATCGCGCCCGCATGGCCCATGCGGCGGCCCTCGGGAGCGGCTTTGCCGGCGATGAAGCCGAACACGGGCTTGGTCATCTTGTCCTTGAAGAAGCGCGCCGCGTCCTCCTCGGCCGAGCCGCCGATCTCGCCGATCATGACGACGGCGTCGGTGGCCTCGTCCTCCTCGAACTTGGCGAGGATGTCGGAGAAGCTGGAGCCGTTGATCGGGTCTCCGCCGATGCCGACGACCGTGGACTGGCCGAAGCCGCGCTTGGTGAGCTGGTCGACGGCCTCGTACGTCAGGGTCCCGGAGCGGGACACCACGCCGATGCCGCCGGGCTTGTGGATGAAGGCGGGCATGATGCCGGCCTTGCACTGGCCGGGGGTGATCACGCCGGGGCAGTTCGGCCCGATGAGGGTGATCTCGCGGCCCGAGCGCTCCACCTGCTGGATGTAGCGCTTGACCTTCGCCATGTCCAGGACCGGAATGCCCTCGGTGATGCAGATGACCGTCGAGCAGCCGCCGTCCACGGCCTCCATGATCGAGTCCGCGGCGTAGGGGGCCGGGACGAAGATCAGGGAGACGAACGCGCCCGTGTTGCGGACCGCGTCGTGCACCGTGTTGAAGACGGGGCGGTCGAGATGGGTCTGGCCGCCGCGGCCGGGGGTGACGCCGGCGACGATCTGCGTGCCGTAGTCGAGGCACTGCTTCGCGTGGAAGGTGCCCTGCGAGCCGGTGAAGCCCTGCACGAGGATCTTCGAGTCTTTGTCGAGGATGATGGCCATTTTATTTCGCGGCCTCCACCGCTTTCTGCGCCGCGTCCCAGAGGTCGTCGGCCGCGATGATCGGCAGGCCCGACTTCTTGAGGATCTCCTTGCCGGCCTCGACGTTCGTGCCCTGCAGGCGCACGACGAGCGGGACTTTCAGCTTGATCTTCTTCAGCGCGGAGACGACGCCGGCCGCGATCATGTCGCACTTCACGATGCCGCCGAAGATGTTGATCAGGATCGCCTTGACCTTCTTGTCCTTCAGGATGATGTTGAGCGCCTTGCTGACGCGCTCCTCGTTGGCCCCGCCGCCGACGTCGAGGAAGTTCGCCGGGCTGCCGCCCGCGAGCGCGATGGTGTCCATCGTGCCCATGGCGAGGCCCGCCCCGTTGACCATGCAGCCGATCGTGCCGTCGAGGCCGACGTAGGAGATGTCGGCGGCCTTCGCCTCGTTCTCCAGGGCGGAGGCCTCGTGGTCCTTGAACTTCGCGAGCTCGGGATGACGGAAGAACGCGTTGTCGTCCGTCGTCATCTTGCAGTCGAGCGCCATCACGTCCTTAGGAGTCAGGATCAGAGGGTTGATCTC from the Elusimicrobiota bacterium genome contains:
- the sucD gene encoding succinate--CoA ligase subunit alpha, translating into MAIILDKDSKILVQGFTGSQGTFHAKQCLDYGTQIVAGVTPGRGGQTHLDRPVFNTVHDAVRNTGAFVSLIFVPAPYAADSIMEAVDGGCSTVICITEGIPVLDMAKVKRYIQQVERSGREITLIGPNCPGVITPGQCKAGIMPAFIHKPGGIGVVSRSGTLTYEAVDQLTKRGFGQSTVVGIGGDPINGSSFSDILAKFEEDEATDAVVMIGEIGGSAEEDAARFFKDKMTKPVFGFIAGKAAPEGRRMGHAGAIVEGGAGTHASKIKAMREAGITVVENLSGIGEAVAKSRKPLAA
- the pheA gene encoding prephenate dehydratase, whose amino-acid sequence is MRIAFQGVRGAYSEEAALKRFPEGEPDGFPYSEQVVEAVDSGRAEYGILPLENSIAGPVGVNLDLFLAHDIFIIDEVYLPIDHCLLAKPGVKLADVWSVYSHPIALAQCREFLNSHGFKAVPEYDTAGSAELIAGHGRPGEAAIAPRRCGAIYGLEVLAEKIQSASNNITRFGVFARRDKVPPGLKMEKTSVAFKAAHRPGSLLGCLKRFADNGVNLTKLESRPVATDPFAYVFLVDLVGGMEDAPVKKALSELGADAADIKILGSYPLGAR
- a CDS encoding 3-deoxy-7-phosphoheptulonate synthase, with protein sequence MDKKRLVDANVAGHTLLPPPREVTGQLPASEASLETVAAGRRAILDILDGKDDRLLMVVGPCSIHDPKAALEYAGRLKVLADKVSDRFLLCMRVYFEKPRTTIGWKGLINDPDMNDSFHIEAGLKLARRLLLKITELGLPTATEALDPITPQYLADLVCWYAIGARTIESQTHREMASGLSTPIGFKNGTDGNIQVALDAMKSALMPHHFLGVDPDGRISVYRTKGNRYGHVVLRGGKSPNYDESSIALVRKALHAAKLPERIMVDCSHGNSSKDHRRQPAVFADCLAQRARGENSLIGVMIESNLNEGNQPIPRDLKRLEHGVSVTDKCLGWEATEKMILAAYESR
- a CDS encoding HAD family hydrolase, which gives rise to MNDRAVFFEKDGTLVEDVRHGADPAKLKLLPGATEALARLREAGYRLFIVSNEPGVARGKFREEALAPVVRRLEELLAEEGAAFEGFYYCPHDPEGRVRAYAVECRCRKPSPGLIEDACREHDIDPLRSWMIGDVLDDVEAGRRAGCRTVMIDNGHETAWRRGPNRAPHLTVKNIAKAAELILLSPA
- a CDS encoding chorismate mutase, with the protein product MKRDIKSDLNEIRTGIDAADNGIIALLGERRELVIRLARIKKVLDVPIYDRKREQALVDRVKKLGRKKKLNDEFVEVLFRLIMMNSKETQYHEAF
- a CDS encoding prephenate dehydrogenase/arogenate dehydrogenase family protein produces the protein MGIIGFGRLGALLTRHFAREHEIKVYDKRRVSRRVRALGAEPAPLAEVCRQEVVVPCVPIAAFEPLLRRIRGLLRADALVVDVCSVKEHPVRAMKRLLPRSVEILGTHPNFGPDSAAESLRGRQIAVCKVRIGAERYARVKRAFERKGLELVEMTPREHDRRMATSLVLTHFIGRGLLDYGARPTGIDTEGYKRLLRILQTVQNDTAQLFRDMNRYNAYAPAMRRRFLAALRRVDARVRR
- a CDS encoding pyridoxal phosphate-dependent aminotransferase, which produces MRLSKRAEAVAESATLRLSVAAARLRSQGREVLSLLEGEPDLPVPPAVREATRRALARGETRYSDAAGLPELRELIARKLRAVDGIAVAPEDVVVTNGAKQAVYEALQAICGPGDEVLIPRPYWVTFPESVRLAGAEPVFVETRAHQLDLDAVARAVTRRTRAIIINSPNNPTGAVYPAAALRALARLAAKRDFLIVSDEAYEDFVYDGAAHASVAALGAAGRTITVQTFSKSFSMTGFRVGFLAAPPAIARAARRLHGHVTGNVCTFAQRGAIAALGLGPGELDRRRAVFQKRRDLAYALASRRFDCVKPRGGLFVFADARRLLGKRFKDSAALAEHLLEKAGVSVVPGSACGMEGFLRFSFTSPEPVLREAFARIEAAL